The Laspinema palackyanum D2c genome includes the window TTTCCTAGGGGTCGGCGTTAAAGTTATCTAGCGTTCCGGTGGCCTCTTTTGGGAAGACGGGGCAATTTTGGGTCTAGGAAGGGATTATCTAAGTGATGCAGATGGGTCAATTAATTGTGTTTACGGGTCCGAGTGGGGTAGGGAAGGGAACGTTGCTGCGATCGCTGTTGGCACGTCACCCAGAACTGGAGTTGTCAATTTCGGTAACAACTCGTGCACCTCGCGAGGGAGAAATTGAGGGGCGGCATTATTATTTTGTAAACCGGGAGCAATTTCAAGGGTTAATTGCGACGGGTCAACTCTTGGAATGGGCAGAATTTGCGGGAAATTGTTATGGGACTCCCCGAACCCCGGTGGAAGAGATGATCGTCCAGGGGAAATTAGTGGTTTTGGAAATTGAGTTAGAAGGGGCGAGGCAAGTGCGCGAAACCTTTCCCGGGGCGTTGCAATTGTTTATTTTACCGCCCTCACCGGAGGAGTTGGAACGGCGGATTCGGGTGAGGGGTCAGGATTCTGAGGAGGCGATCGCCCGTCGTCTGCACCGGGCTCAAGTGGAAATTGCTGCGGCAGATGAGTTTGATATTGTGATTGTCAATGATGATTTTGACCGGGCATTAGAGGCGATCGAGATGGCCTTATTTGCCCCAGTTTCCTAAGTCTGATTAACTTCGACATCCGTTACACTCAATCTGCCTTAAACAAAAAGCGATCGCTTCTATCTCATCAAATAGAGGCGATCGCTTTTTGTTTAACATCAATCCAAACCAGTCGGACTTGATTCGTCTTTAGCAAACCTTAGAACGGAGGAACTAAGGCATCAGGATAGATTTTGTTAGCGACAATCAAGACAGTGGCGGTTAAGGACAGCCATACGATTAAAACAACTGGACCGAGCGATAGATACTTAACGAAAGAATCCATGAACGCTTCTCCTAAATTGAACAAGGGTTAATATTGAGATTTTAGATCTTAGCTGGGCTAAAATCTAAAATCACTTTCAACGGTGCTTTCCTAACGGGGTGAGACAGTAATCTCATTATTTTTGGCTGTTAATTTACCACTGGTAAATTCGCCTAAAGCGGCCAAGGGCCAAACGGCACTACCTAAAGAACATTTGATTGCCAAAGGAATGTCAATGATAATTTCTTTTTCTTCAGGACTGCCACTGCCACGAACTGCAATCAGGTAAGAACGGCCAGCCCAGCCGATCCATCCGGCAATATAGAGAAACAGCAAGCTAGGAATTCCAAACTCATTAACGTGGGCCAAGTTGCCATCCACAATCAAATGAGGATAGCCTTCAGGTCCGCACAGCAAGCTGGAATATTTATCAAAGCGAGCTTTTGCGCCTGGATTTTTAGCAATAGAATTCTTAGCCTTTTGAACGAATGCCGGATTATCACTGCAAGGAGTGAGGTTTTGGTACAAGTCAGCAGATGCAGCAGGGGCAAAGCTGAACCAAAGGCAAATCGTCAGAACCAACGCGAACAATCGTCCCATAGAATTGTTTCCTTTTGTTACGAAACATCAAGATTGTTAACAAAACCGGAGGCTGCTTTGTTACTCGATCTAGTTTATCCATCTGTGCGTTCTTTTGCTCAGTCTGTGGAAGAAAGAGGGTTGAAGTCATTCTCCCCCGGACAGAAGGGCGACACCGAGGATCAAACGCGATCGCGTAAGAGCAGGTGAGTTCTGGGAACTTCCAGAAAATCATACTCTGCTAAGACAACCTCGTAAAGATTAAGCTAGGCAATAGTTAACCTAATATTCCAAAAATTACCAGCCAATGGCAACCGTTTTAGCAATTGAAACAAGTTGTGACGAAACTGCGGTAGCAATTGTAAAGAATCGTGAAGTGAGCAGTAATGTGGTTTCGTCGCAAATTGCGGTGCATCAGCAGTATGGCGGCGTAGTTCCAGAAGTGGCCTCGCGATCGCATTTAGAAGTCATTGATGGGGCGATCGCCCAAGCTTTAGCGGAAGCCCAACTCAATTGGTCCGACATTGATGGCATCGCCGCCACCTGCACCCCGGGACTCGTCGGTGCTCTGTTAGTCGGCCTCACCGCTGGCAAAACCCTCGCCATGCTGCATCAAAAGCCCTTTCTAGGCATCCATCACCTGGAAGGACATCTCTATGCCTCCTACCTCACCGAACCTAGCCTTGAACCCCCGTTTATTTGCCTCTTAGTCTCTGGGGGTCACACCAGCTTGATTGATGTTCAAGCTGGGGGCGTTTATGAAACCTTGGGACAAACCCGGGATGATGCTGCCGGGGAAGCCTTTGATAAAGTAGCGCGATTGTTAAAGTTGGGGTATCCCGGAGGGCCAATCATCGATCGCCTTGCCAAATCCGGGAACCCCAAAGCCTTTAAACTCCCCGAGGGCAAAATTGGACTGCCGGAGGGGGGATATCATCCTTATGACACCAGTTTTAGTGGGTTAAAAACTGCCGTTCTGCGTTTAGTCGAAAAACTCAAAGCCACCGGGGAGGAACTGCCGGTGAATGATATTGCTGCTAGTTTTCAGGATACGGTGGCCAGAGCCTTAAGCAAACGGGCCATTGCCTGCGCCCGCGATCGCAGTCGGGATACCATCGTTGTCGGGGGTGGAGTGGCCGCCAATAGCGCCCTGCGGGAGCATCTGCTGGCTGATGCCGCCCCTTACAATCTGCGAGTGCTATTTCCGCCCTTGAAATACTGCACCGATAACGCCGCGATGATTGCCTGTGCTGCTGCCGATCGCCTCAACCGAGGCGATCGCAGTCCCCTGACCCTCGGCGCTCAATCCCGCATGGCCCTAACCGATGCCAATCAACTGTATTTAGGGAACTCCCAAAAATAAAATCCCCAAAACGTTCGTAGTGAGTCCTTCACCGAGTCATCTTAAAGAAACCCCTGAAGGGGTGACTACAAACCGCATGGCCCTAACTATGATTGCCGAGAATCTGGCGAATTTCCGTCGCCACCACCTCCGGTTGCTCCACCATCGATAAATGGCCGCAGTCGGGAATTTCAATCACATTCATGCCTTCCTGTTCAAAAAGGGCGTGAAAACTGGCCAAATGCCGAACATACTTCGGTTCCATCACCTTGTCCTTGGTTCCGGTGATGAAATAAACAGGCTGAGTGAGTTGGGAAACCAGTTGAGGAAGCTGGTGGACCTCGACTTCCGTCGTGGAATCGAGCAAGGCCCCGATCGCCGCTTCTGGGTGAGCCATGACAAAATCCAGAAGTCTTTGCCTTGCCCAATGGCGGGGGAGGGGACTGGCGACACTATCGCGAGTAAATAACCAATCAATGCCGGGAAGGTAGCACAGCCAACGGGGGCGCATTTTCACAAAGACCTGTCCAGCAGCTCGAAAGCGTTCAAATTCTTCTTTGATATAAATGCCGCCTCCGGAATTGACGCAGAGCGCCCCTTTCACCTTAGAGGGGAGTTGAGAAGCGCCCCATAGGGCGATACTGCCCCCGAGAGAGTGACCAATCAGCCATGCGGTGGAGATATTGAGTTTGTCCAGTAAGACTTCCAAATCTCGGGCATAGGCGCTAGGGGTGTAGCCTGCATGGAGCTGGGGGGTGGGGTGGGGATAGGGTTGAGAGTCGCCAAATCCGCGCAAGTCATAGGAGAGGCACTGGTAATCCACCGACAGGCGATCGATTAGGGGCTGCCAATAGCGGCGGCTGAGGAGCCAACCGTGGATAAAAACCAGAACATGGGGAGAGGGGCGAGGATCTGTGAGTTCATAAGCGTGAGGAACCCCCAGGATGTCAATCGTTTCCATGTTGTTATCAAGAGCGAAGAAATCGTCTGAATACAATCACTTAGGCGATCGCAGACCAGGGAGAAGCCAGCGATCGACACAGCCGGTCCAAGGGGACCACCAGAGTAGCGGGAGGAGAATAAAGCCTCCTTCTGTTCAAGAATCAAACCCTTGGGTTTTCAGGCTCAAGGTTGAGATGGGTTTGGGGATGGCGAGGGCCAAAGTAACGATTAAAAGCGCCTCCCGAGCAATCGCTGCCGCACGCCTTCAGCAATCTTTTGTCCGAGGTATTCGGGAATCAGACTTTCATTGGGTCCCAGTAAATACAGAATCAGACGGGTGCGGCCCCGCCAAACCAGTAAATTCGCATTGACGACCAGCAAATCCTCTTGCCAGATGGCGTACATCACTTTATAGAACAATCCCGGCTGGTTATCCGCTTCAATCAGAAGGGCGGGAAGATGGAAAACCGGATCGACATAGAACTCGGTTTCCACATCTTCTAAACCGGCATCCAGATTGAATTCGACCGCCAGCATCTCTTCCACTTCAAAGTGACCCGCCAGGGCTTCACGAACAGCCCGACAGACATTTTCTGCGGTCTTATCAGTGAGTGCTTTACCCCCCCGAGACACCACCAACTTGATAAAGACCAACATCGGTGGATAAATTTGGCCGTAAAGACTCAGACTGTGGATCGTGAGTCCGTAGGCAGCCAGAACCCCAAAAATGTCACTCAGCAAAAAAGATTGATTGCGGTAGGCAAAATGCAGAGCACTTTTGGTCCCTTCGGGCCTGAGTTCAATGACCGCTTGTTTAGTGCGGTAAAGCTGGTAGGCGAGCTTGAGGTTTTGGAGCTGAATTTCACTGCTGACAAATTGTTCGTAGAACTGCGGAAACGCTCGATTAAAGCGCTTGAGCAGGTCCATCGTGGATGATTTTAAACCCGGTGCCATATTGGGGTGTGGGAGAACTCGCTAGATCCTGTCAAAAACACAAAGGAAGACAGCAGCCCGGGGTCCTTTACGATAGAACAATGATTGGACGGCGAAAACTATTAAAGTTTCGTCGGGTTTAACCCTAGCTGGAACTATCATCCCCTGGGATCCGAGCCAATACACGACTCGCAACGATATGCTATTTTGCATCTCCCCAACCCAAGGAGGGCCTTTTGAC containing:
- a CDS encoding Photosystem I reaction center subunit IX is translated as MDSFVKYLSLGPVVLIVWLSLTATVLIVANKIYPDALVPPF
- a CDS encoding Photosystem I reaction center subunit III, translating into MGRLFALVLTICLWFSFAPAASADLYQNLTPCSDNPAFVQKAKNSIAKNPGAKARFDKYSSLLCGPEGYPHLIVDGNLAHVNEFGIPSLLFLYIAGWIGWAGRSYLIAVRGSGSPEEKEIIIDIPLAIKCSLGSAVWPLAALGEFTSGKLTAKNNEITVSPR
- the tsaD gene encoding tRNA (adenosine(37)-N6)-threonylcarbamoyltransferase complex transferase subunit TsaD, producing the protein MATVLAIETSCDETAVAIVKNREVSSNVVSSQIAVHQQYGGVVPEVASRSHLEVIDGAIAQALAEAQLNWSDIDGIAATCTPGLVGALLVGLTAGKTLAMLHQKPFLGIHHLEGHLYASYLTEPSLEPPFICLLVSGGHTSLIDVQAGGVYETLGQTRDDAAGEAFDKVARLLKLGYPGGPIIDRLAKSGNPKAFKLPEGKIGLPEGGYHPYDTSFSGLKTAVLRLVEKLKATGEELPVNDIAASFQDTVARALSKRAIACARDRSRDTIVVGGGVAANSALREHLLADAAPYNLRVLFPPLKYCTDNAAMIACAAADRLNRGDRSPLTLGAQSRMALTDANQLYLGNSQK
- the gmk gene encoding guanylate kinase; amino-acid sequence: MQMGQLIVFTGPSGVGKGTLLRSLLARHPELELSISVTTRAPREGEIEGRHYYFVNREQFQGLIATGQLLEWAEFAGNCYGTPRTPVEEMIVQGKLVVLEIELEGARQVRETFPGALQLFILPPSPEELERRIRVRGQDSEEAIARRLHRAQVEIAAADEFDIVIVNDDFDRALEAIEMALFAPVS
- a CDS encoding alpha/beta fold hydrolase, which translates into the protein METIDILGVPHAYELTDPRPSPHVLVFIHGWLLSRRYWQPLIDRLSVDYQCLSYDLRGFGDSQPYPHPTPQLHAGYTPSAYARDLEVLLDKLNISTAWLIGHSLGGSIALWGASQLPSKVKGALCVNSGGGIYIKEEFERFRAAGQVFVKMRPRWLCYLPGIDWLFTRDSVASPLPRHWARQRLLDFVMAHPEAAIGALLDSTTEVEVHQLPQLVSQLTQPVYFITGTKDKVMEPKYVRHLASFHALFEQEGMNVIEIPDCGHLSMVEQPEVVATEIRQILGNHS